In the genome of Nitrospinaceae bacterium, one region contains:
- a CDS encoding cupin domain-containing protein, which produces MPFYKISEMETISTALGDGAVQTTAGELMKAAMVTYQVDGGPPPHFHPNEEQFILMLDGKFNMILGDETREVQKGDLIHIPRNTRHGIHVVEGPAVFFHVKSPVGSGHMEGDYNEASDAAEVKKMLSGE; this is translated from the coding sequence ATGCCTTTCTATAAGATTTCTGAAATGGAGACGATTTCCACCGCGCTCGGTGATGGGGCTGTTCAGACGACTGCCGGTGAGTTAATGAAAGCGGCGATGGTTACCTACCAGGTGGATGGCGGCCCGCCACCTCATTTTCACCCCAATGAGGAGCAGTTCATCCTCATGCTCGATGGCAAGTTCAACATGATTCTTGGCGATGAAACGCGTGAGGTCCAAAAGGGCGATCTGATTCACATTCCCCGAAATACGCGGCACGGAATCCATGTTGTAGAGGGGCCTGCGGTGTTCTTTCACGTCAAGAGCCCGGTCGGCAGCGGCCATATGGAAGGCGATTACAATGAGGCCTCCGACGCCGCAGAGGTCAAGAAAATGCTCTCGGGAGAATAA
- a CDS encoding cupin domain-containing protein — MPFYNMSEIEKVEAGVGDGVTQSVAGELMKAGTITYPVGGGPPPHVHPNEEQFVLMLEGKLNMILGDETRIVEHGDLIHIPRNVRHGIHILEGPAVFYTVKSPAGDGDLYQDYNKADDADEVEKQLAGE; from the coding sequence ATGCCTTTTTATAATATGTCGGAGATTGAAAAAGTTGAGGCCGGTGTCGGTGATGGCGTAACGCAGTCTGTTGCTGGAGAGCTTATGAAGGCTGGCACGATCACTTACCCGGTAGGCGGCGGCCCGCCCCCGCATGTCCATCCCAACGAGGAGCAGTTCGTTCTCATGCTCGAGGGAAAATTGAACATGATCCTTGGCGATGAGACGCGGATTGTCGAGCATGGCGACCTGATCCACATCCCGCGCAACGTACGCCACGGCATTCATATCCTTGAGGGCCCCGCAGTTTTCTACACAGTGAAAAGCCCGGCCGGGGATGGCGATTTGTACCAAGACTATAATAAGGCGGATGACGCCGATGAAGTAGAAAAACAGCTGGCCGGAGAATAA